From Podospora bellae-mahoneyi strain CBS 112042 chromosome 5, whole genome shotgun sequence:
GGCTTCATCCTCGCTGCCGGAGCTGGACAAGGACGCCGTCGACGATAGTGGGGGAGCTGTGGACCTTGCCCTGAACCACTGACATCTCAAAAGCCGCCGCACCCGGAATTTTCTTGCTAACGCACGACCGTTGGCTATTGATGGGCGATGTGCTCGAGGATCGAGGTGATCTTTTCACAGCAAGCCGGTAGTCAAGTGTCATGCCACACCGCCATAGAACCACTGCCGTGCCAATTGTTCTAGGGCTGCAGCAGCACGGGCGTCCCTTTCGGTGGGTTCTGCAGAAATGAGAACCATCAGCTCGGCAACTTTGGATGATGAAGCATGAAGCACAGAAGAAACACCTGGCGCTGGTTGGTGCAGAAAATGGAAAAGGGAGGCGGGAGGAAATTGTCTGACCTCTTTTTAGCCGGCGACAATAAAAGTTTGGTCGAAGCGACCCGGATTTCAGGCGAGGAGGCGAAAAGCACGTCGATGGAAGCGATGCTCGGTTATGTCTTTTTGCTGCGGGTGGCTtgcgttgctgctgccctcgCTGTCGTTGGTGGTCGAAGCGACGAACGAGGTTGAttgttgtggtgttgctcGGACGTGTCAAAGCGCTAACAGCATCTGCCCTTTCCTTTCGAGGCGCCCTGTTAGGGGCCCGTCTCGCCGGATGCAACCCCGCATCAATGCCCCTGAAAGGGGTTAGCTACTCACAGCTATGGAGCGCCTGTGTGTCAAGCTCCGATCAGATAAGCGAGGAAATCTGCTGACATTACCCgcttccctccccagcacGGTGGTTACCACCTGCTTCACGGGTCCACCCAGCCCCGTCCAAGCCGTTCGAGGCCAACCATGGCGTCCCGGGCAAGAGCTTCAAAGGGGACCATGATCCCGACCATGCGGGCCGGTGGATTCTCTCTTCAGCTTGTGTTTCTTGAAGAAGCAACAAGCAACAACGAAACAGCGCCATGGACCAAGACGAAGAGGCATATCGAATCGATCAACGACGACAGGATGAGCtggtcatcatcaccgtGGTTTTCACGTCGCTgtccatcctcgtcgtcggcacCCGCACCTTTGTGCGGGCCGTCTTGATGAGGAAATTCGGCGCCGATGACTGGACCATGTTGGGGGCCTTGGTAGGTTGATGGGCTTCTCCGCTCGATACGTCCATCATTCATGAAGCTAACCTGCCTGTCTCGCCACCAGCTCTTCTCCTGCGGGTATCTCGTCGAAATTATCATCATGAAGTACAACGGAGTCGGCCACGCAATAACCACCTTGACAGTTGACAACATGCTTATCTTGATCAAGGTGACGTTGGCCATCCAGTGTACCTACTACGCATGCGTCAACTGCATTAAGTTCTCCATTCTGTGCATGTACCTTCGTTTTGGTACGTCGACTGGCTCttcccatctcggcctcgccaTTCATTTCACTCTTGCTGACAGTTCTGCCTCTCCACAGCCGTGACAGAAACACTCCGATATGCATGCTTCGGCCTGATAGGCTTCCACGCGGTGTTCTTAATCATCTCTCTTACAACCACCCTTGCGCAGTGCCAGCCTCTCGAGAAGATGTGGGATCTCACCGGTGTGGCCCCAGGCACgtgcatcaacaccaccgcatTCTTTTACTTTACGTCCGGCTTCAACATCCTGACCGATATCCTCATTTTTggcctccccatcaaaaccTTGACTGGCATCAACCGCCCACGCAAGGAGGTGTACGCTCTTGTTGGCGTGTTTTGCATTGGCGCCTTCGCCACTGTCATTGCCATCATCCGATTGCACACCATCATTGTctacaccaccgccgtcgaTCCTTTCCGAGAGTCCATTCTTGTCAACCTCTGGTCCGTTCTCGAGGTCAACATTGGCATCATCTGCGCCTCCGCGCCCGCTCTGAAGCCCCTGTTCCACCCCCAGGCACTACGAGAGGCGAGATATGGTAGCAGCGGTGGCCCGCCAAAGCGGACGGGATACCACTACCATTCACGGGACAAGAGCGGCACAGAGATCAAGAGCAATATCAGGGTTGAGCAGGAGTTCAGTGCCCGGAGTATCAACTTGGGACCCATCCCCAGCAACACCGCCCAGGTAGTCGGGGGAAGGGAACAAAACTCGGATCAAGACAGCGTGGATAAAATCTTGCAGGATCGGTATTAAACAATAATGTCTTGGGATTGTGAGCTACAGGGATAGGAATGGCGCGGTGATACCaatttcttttgtctttgtCTTTTGGGCATGGGTCCTGGAGGGATATTTACCTCGGCATATAGGATTTATTCAACTTTTCGGTCAGTTAAAAATGTATAATAATATCATGGAGACACAAACATAACGACTAACGATTTCTTTTATTGCGCATCAGCCCTACATCATTGCTGAACCGTAAGGAAACTACTGACGATTAGTACAAACATCAGAATTGTTGCCCTACATCGAGTATCAGCCTGTCAGACGGCTTCCACGCCTATGACTTCCTAGGACCTCGGGCGGACTCCTCAATCGTGTTGATGGCATCAAAAGGGGCAGTAGTGTCGCCACTGCTCATCGTGCCTTTTAAGTTCTATTTGCCAACTATTATCTCTGACCATGCTCTTTGTTTTCGGGGAGATACATGTTGTGGACAACTTATACGTTCATTATTCCCTTAACTGTTCGCATGCAAACATCGCAAGACAGCTGTGCTTTGGTGTGAAAGCGTGTTTCACGGGTTTGTAAGCACGTTGCCTAGGTTCTCCCCTTTTAACATCACAACTCGTCTATGTGCTTCTAGTATTCTTCCCGGCTTGCTCGAATATCATGAGAGTCTTTGGACGCATGGACACACTGAGCTCGACGCTGCTGTTGTTTAGTGCTATGAGGCACTGTTAGTAAGCCGGTACTGTTTTGAGATGAAGGGGAAGTTATATGGCTTTGAACAAAACTACATAAGTCGAGGTTACTGATACACCTGGTTGACACGAGCATGGCTGCTAAGCAAACATCTGTCAAACATAAAATCTTCAATGGTATTGAAATATTACTGTTTGTGTTGAAGCTGTGAGTAGATGTGTTCTAACTCTAATGAAACATGATTTATATAGCTATTATAAAGGAAGGTGtgtgtcacagttaagccaacggtgtgacgaacccctatccagaacctctgaaagggatactcAGTTGAAGGTTCTTCTAAACAATTAGTCCGGTGCAGGTAAATAGTgcacaacaatggcttgtctcaatcacaatagtgTGATACCAACGAatgtgacttgtattgcatactgcgggACTATCTACCAGCtatctagttcctccgtatagATAGACCTGTGGATCACCTGGATCACGTTCCCTAAAGGTGATCTGGATCACTTTTCCTTCCTGTGGCTCACTACGCTCACCGTGAGTTCGTTGTTCCACTTCCAATTGGTCAGTAATGACTGGCTAGGGGTGTCCCGCGCTCCGTGCGCTAGCTCTTCATCAGCGATTGTGACCGTTGCGAAGGGTTGATGCTGGTATATTATAGAGCTTAGCTGCGGCTCTAAAGCTTAATTTTTCGTCCTTTTGGAAAGCTTCAAGGGCTAAGATTAGCCTCGCTTCCTTTTGAGTAGGAGGCATATCAGATTGTAGAAAACTTCGATGTAAAGTGCAAAGAGGATGCGTCGCGCTAGGGAGTGCACGATCCACTGATATGCACGACTCACTGATGATATACGCTATAGATATGTTGATACCTTTGAGAATTTAGAAGTATATATTGGTTAGATTTCTACCCTTTTTTTCACTAATATTTCCTTTGTTTAGTGGATAAATTTACTTTTTACTTTAGCTGATTCCTACCTGTATTGCTATTCCCACATTAATAACCCATCACCAGAAGCTATTCTCACCCTGCTCACACTTTTCTCACACCCAGGTACGTGCATTAATCCTAGCCACCTATTTCAGGGCCTATATCCGAACCTGTAGTACTGCCCCCTATGCCCCCCTCTTTGCTGTGAATCTGTGTATGCAACAGTCGtttcgccctcttcctcgcacCCTTGAGATGTTTCGCGAGTACTTGGGTCGCGTTTCTTGCCGTTGACTTTACTGGCCGGTTGGCAAGGGCTGCCTTTTCAGCAAGGAGCCTTGGTTGTACATTTCCAAAATAACTCCTGACATTGGCTTGAAATGTCTGGGAACCGTTCTTTACCACGTATAATGGCTTGTTGCTCAGGCGTGCTTGTGTACACAAATTATCCACCAACTTCTTCATTGCAACACCACAATGGCCGGGCGTCCATATATACCTGACATTAATCCTCATGATGCCATATACATTTGCAGTCCACCTAAACTCACGCTCAACCCTCATAACACGAAGGGCAAGACTTGTTGACAATGTCATTGACATAGGGTCGTTCTCCTGGCGATACTCGGGAATTCTGACGTATGCTGGATCCTCCGCAACTTTTTCTCGCAATAATGTCAAGTCGTTTACACAATTCTTCGAGTCCGAGTAGATGCCGATGGTAGCTTCTTCCTAGGGTTTATCGCTGTCCTTGATGCCTGTCGAAGTCATAATGCGCACTATTTCGTCTTTTGCGGCATGCACAGTGTTGATGATCGCTTCACACTCGGAGGTATCCGGATTGACTGTTACATCCGCTGGCTAGGCAACTGCGCCCATTCTCCGTTCTCCTCGGTGCCGGGTCTGTATCGTTTGTATGCATAGGCATGGGAGCCGACCGCATTGGCATGGCGATCGTCGCATAGCGATGCATCACAGAGCATATTGTATGGCTGCCCCCTGTGCTTCCCGACCGGCTATCAAGCGTCTTTGCTTGAGGTCGGTGATAttttcaccccctccagtACCATGGCCATGCCCATTTGAAGAGCCACCCTTGCTTCTACCACTGCCAGGGGTGCTGGCAGCAGTTGTTGCCGGGGGGTTCCCACTGGCTGACACTTGGCAGTATGGGTTGGGCGATAGGTTCACGTCCGTCGCGGACTATTTCTTCTCCGGCTCTTATGGACGAAATGGCCCGACGGGCTTGGGTGGCAAGTTGTGTTGCCCGGGGGCCCTTTGGTGGTAATATTCGAGTCTATAATCCTTGATATGGTCTCAGCTACAGATGCATTGTGTACTTTGTTTTGAAAGGCTTAGACAGTTTCCAACTTCTCGTCGACTAGCACCTTGAAACTTTTTGCCTTTTGAAATATCGCTCTTTGCCCATTCCATCTTACTTACCGCGATCAACTGGGTCTTGGATCCGTGTTGGAACATCGCGCAAAAGCGCGGAGGAGCTGTCGGCTGCCATCTTGATGAAGGTTGTTCACGCGCTATTATTGTTGTTGCTCAGACCAGACTCAAGAACCTCTCCAACTTGACTGCTTCAAAGACGAAAGCAATGGCAATGAAAATTGTTGGACCAATGCCATTAGTGCTTGTGGGACCCCGTTCTCCTGACAGCTTCTAGCGACTTCATTCCATGTCGAACGAGGTCATAAATCATTCCATTAACCGCCTCAGATATTGGACAACATCATGTTCCCTACTCCTTGATATACTTTCTATAATCTTATTTTCATTTGTTCAACACGATGTTGAATACATCTTGATAAACGTTAACAGCTAGATAGGATTTTACCTAAGAGGTGCAGCAGAATCAAAAATCCCGACATTTGCACAACCCTAACCATGCTTCCAATGTGAATCGTGTGGTCGGCCAAGGCCTTTAAAGCTTCGAGTTTGAGATAACGGGGTAGTTTCGCACTTGCTGAATATGCTCCAATTTTAATCACGCTGACGTCCCGAGCAGAGTATGGAGGATAAATGATGATCTCCTCCCTGAGTTCTATTACAACCTAACCTGGATGTCGTTGGTGCGTAGTAGGGCTGTTACGCTGCCAAGCCGTTCCCTTTTCCCGTAGCGGGTGGGCATTCTTGGTATGCATGTCACATCCAAGCCGCAGCAGGCAATTACAACTGGGCCTGCAGTCCCAACTACCTACTTCATGAAACAAAAGCAACTGCCAGATCGGTACTTCAGCGTATGCAGATGCACAGAGTAATGATTACAGTTGGATATACGTTGATTGGATGAGTCTCCTGCTACCTACTTGAAACGTCAGTATATATCCAGTTTCGCTCGCGATGGTACTGAGCGTCCCGCCCAGCCCGTATTGTCAGGCGCTCGCGCACGAAGGCCACTCCTCGACAACGATTGTCAGCAGCCCCGTCACTTTGGAAAGCAACAAGCTGCCTGGGTGGCCAGGGGAAATGCACATGGCTCGAACATCTCCACGACAGGTTCAGGATGGAGACGTCACACAGCTAAATCTGAATGCAGCTCAGGAAGCCCAATGGGCAGAAAAACACATGTCGACCGCACAAGACTTCCGGCTCAATGTGTTGTGTGATGTCTCTGTCTCCCAGGACTCCCAGGCAGGTGTTTCATAAGCGTCCACATTCAAGAAGTACCAACCAGGCCGCGCAGATCATGGGGCGCTGGTGACAGTTGCCTTTCCCATCGATGTCCCTGTCAACTTGAATTCATCTAAGTTTGTGGGCATTTTTGATTCTGTCCATACTGTCAAATACGAGATAGCACACATCATGAGCTCTCCAATTATCCCGCATAGTGACAAACACTAACGGGAAGCTACCGTTAAGGATGGTAGGAGACTGGAGAGGTTTTGAAAGCCTGGAGGGTATACTGGGGTTGTTAGCTGCTCGTCTGCTCTCGCTGCTGTAGACAAGTCGGGATGGTAATTGGCAATCGATTAAGCCTCCCCTACAAGCGGTGCTATATACAGGCTTGGATGAACATCTTTATATTTCCAGGTTGGGGACCAAACTAGAAACCTTGGAATATCGACGGTAAGGGCAGCGGCTCGGGTCATAGCCAGAAGCTTCAAGAAAGTAAGAAAGACAGCTAGGCGGGTAATCATAAGACACAACTATCCAGCAAACCAAGCACATGAGGGGGTTGGCAATACTGACGCTGAAAAGGATGGTGCTCAAGGTAGTGGGTAGAATCCTAGAAGTTCTGGGGATGTTAGAAGATGATGATAGAATAGGTACACTGACAGCCCTGCATCATAATGCTGTTGGCACATTTTTAGGTTCTGActatggtggaggtggaagatgatgtgGGCGACAATGTGACCTTCCACACACAGCAAAACATTTTTGTATTATGTACCTGGGTGAAACACAAACACTCAATCTCTCATGTAATATTCAACAAAtctccttctttctctttaCAAATCCTCAGCCACAAAGGCCgcttctcctgcttcctCAATGAAACCCTCCAATTCCTCTCTGCACCTGGCCTTGGCCTCAGCTCAATATCGATGTCACAGTCCGGCTGCTCCATTGCCTCCGCCTGCGAAGATGTTTTTGTTGCCGGCATAATCCACttgccctcaccaacaactgGCAGCACATCAaacctcagcaacaccatcgcTGTAAACAACAAAATCTCCGTGGTGGCAAAATGTCTCCCCGGACATAACGTCGTCCCGCCACCAAACCCACGGAACGCACCCGGATGCAGCCTCGGTTCCCCCGGGTTCCGCATGAACCGCCGAGCATGGAAAACCTCGACGTCCTCGCCCCAGACCTCTTTGGAGTGATGTTGCACTCTGGCAGGCATCATGACAATGTTGCCCTTTTTAATGAGGTACTTCCCATCTAGCATGTGATATTCACTGGCGATTCGAACCGAATTCGCCATGCCGTGAAAGCGAAAGACCTCTTGGAAAGTTGACAGTAGCGTAGGGCAGTGCTCCTTGATGGTTCTTGCCCGGACGGTGCAGATCTCCTCGCTGTTCTCTTCATGGATCGAAACCGCTTTGAGGACTTCTTTCCTACAGTCTTCGGTTACGGCGGGATCCGAAAAGACGTGGTAGATCATCCAAAACGCGGTGGGAATTGTATTGGCGACGAGGGAAAACATTGCGGCGTTGTGGAAGCAACCGATGTCGCTAGCGGAGATGTCCCAGCTGACAAAGTGCTCGGTCCACCGCCGGATGTAGTCTGAGCCTTCGGTGTATCGGCGGTTGATGTGATAGTTTTGGAAAGCTTTGGCGAGTTGGTTGCGAGATTTGATTGCGCTATGGAAGGCCCTGTCAACGTGTCAGCATGGCTCTTGTGTATGCGGGAGGGATAAAAGGACGTACCAGTGAGGCAGCAGGTCCAACATGAGAAATATGATTGTTGGGTGGTAGTTATGCCAGCCTTCTTCGTTTGCTGGGTCACGCAGCGGGTTATGTGGACCATAAACACTATCCGTCGTGGCCATGAGGAACTCATGGTGAATCCACTCAAACATCCTGGCCCTTTTGGAACCTCGGTCTACGATATTGTCCAGCGATGCGGTAAGAACCGCCATGGCATCACCACTGAGCCGTTCAAGCGCGGGGCCGCTCGACAGAGATGGGTGGGTGGCTTTAATGAAGGTGTGAAAGAACCCCGTGTCGGCGATCATATCCTCGCGGATGATTGCCAGAGCATCTTTGCTTACGCCCATAGCGACTTCTGAAGCGCGAGCCGATACTGGAGGGAAGATCAAGGTGCGCCATTGTCGTTGGACACTGAGAATAAGGTTGAGAGAGTTGACGATGTAAAGGCGAGTACCTGGGAGACGCAAGGTGTAGATGGGAAGGTCATGGTGCTTGGTTTTCATATGGGTGTAGAAATCCATGCTCCATTTCACCATTCCAACCACGGGACTGAGGAACGGCACCGCTGTTGCGACCAGTGGTGGTTCTTTCTCATTATGTGTCAGATGGAGAACTGCGAACAAGAAGAGGTAGGTAGCTGCCAGACTGCTGAGGGTGGCGGCCAAGGTTGTGTGATTCGAGAGGAACTCGGAGAGGACGAAACCCAGCGCTTTGGCTTCCTGAGCAAGGTCAACGAAGCTGGTGTAGACAACCGTGAGTAGCATGGCAGCCAGTTTGTTGTTCAACCACTAAAGAATAGTAGGATAGATGGTTGAGATCACGAGAGAACAGTGTAGCGAAGAAGCATTGTGCGGGTGATCGACGCAGTCGTGTTTTGAATTGCAGCAAGAACTCGAGTTTGACCATATAGTGAAGTACTTTGTTTCATGAAGCTGTCAGTCAGAGTGACATGTCTACTCGGTCTGGTTTACAATAAAGCCTTTGTCCTGTGTCAGGCATGGGCAGGCAGCTAAGCAGCTAAAGATGCCTTAACTAAAAGCTATCATTTAGCAATATCCAAAAAGAGGATTAAAACGTTCAGACAACTAATCAATCGTAAAGCTCAAAGACGATAAGTATGAATTCCCATGGTGGATGGCTGTGACTAAAAAAAGTcagcccaaaaaaaaaaaaaaaaaaaagggacgGTCTCGCACTGGAGTGATCTCATGAAGTATAGGAGTTGGCCTGCAACTTACGGTGCAACTCAAGTAGGAGAGCCACTGCACCATAATACCTACCTTTGGGCAGGTTAATATCTCTGGTGTGGAACTTGGGAGTATCTTCCGCCGGGCCCTTACCCTTCCTCTTGCTGCACCCTTGCAATAgtcaaccctaacccaatCCTTCCACACTGCC
This genomic window contains:
- a CDS encoding hypothetical protein (EggNog:ENOG503PCFF; COG:S); translation: MDQDEEAYRIDQRRQDELVIITVVFTSLSILVVGTRTFVRAVLMRKFGADDWTMLGALLFSCGYLVEIIIMKYNGVGHAITTLTVDNMLILIKVTLAIQCTYYACVNCIKFSILCMYLRFAVTETLRYACFGLIGFHAVFLIISLTTTLAQCQPLEKMWDLTGVAPGTCINTTAFFYFTSGFNILTDILIFGLPIKTLTGINRPRKEVYALVGVFCIGAFATVIAIIRLHTIIVYTTAVDPFRESILVNLWSVLEVNIGIICASAPALKPLFHPQALREARYGSSGGPPKRTGYHYHSRDKSGTEIKSNIRVEQEFSARSINLGPIPSNTAQVVGGREQNSDQDSVDKILQDRY
- a CDS encoding hypothetical protein (EggNog:ENOG503NWYT; COG:Q), translated to MLLTVVYTSFVDLAQEAKALGFVLSEFLSNHTTLAATLSSLAATYLFLFAVLHLTHNEKEPPLVATAVPFLSPVVGMVKWSMDFYTHMKTKHHDLPIYTLRLPGTRLYIVNSLNLILSVQRQWRTLIFPPVSARASEVAMGVSKDALAIIREDMIADTGFFHTFIKATHPSLSSGPALERLSGDAMAVLTASLDNIVDRGSKRARMFEWIHHEFLMATTDSVYGPHNPLRDPANEEGWHNYHPTIIFLMLDLLPHWAFHSAIKSRNQLAKAFQNYHINRRYTEGSDYIRRWTEHFVSWDISASDIGCFHNAAMFSLVANTIPTAFWMIYHVFSDPAVTEDCRKEVLKAVSIHEENSEEICTVRARTIKEHCPTLLSTFQEVFRFHGMANSVRIASEYHMLDGKYLIKKGNIVMMPARVQHHSKEVWGEDVEVFHARRFMRNPGEPRLHPGAFRGFGGGTTLCPGRHFATTEILLFTAMVLLRFDVLPVVGEGKWIMPATKTSSQAEAMEQPDCDIDIELRPRPGAERNWRVSLRKQEKRPLWLRICKEKEGDLLNIT